Within Microbacterium oryzae, the genomic segment ATCGACAGCAGGAACACGAGGATGACGAGCACGGCGAACACGAGGCCGAGCAGTCCCTCGGTCGCGAGTGTGTCGATGGACTCGACGATGAACGGCGCCTGGTCGAAGACGATCGTGAACTCCGCGTCCGGCAGCGTCTCGCGCAGGTCGTCGATGACGCTCTGCACGCCGTCCGACACCTCGACGGTGTTGGCCGCCGGCAGCTTCGTGATCGAGAGGGAGACGGCGTCCTCGCCGTTGACGCGGGAGATCGACTCGGTCGGGTCATCCGTCTGCTCGACGTCGGCGACGTCGGCGATCGTGAGCACGGGGCCCGGGATGGGCTGACCGGTCAGAGGATCCAGGGTCGGGGCCGCGTCCGTCGCCAGCGGCAGCGCGCGCAGTGCGCCGATGTCGGCGATCTTCTCGCCCGTCTGCACGGTGAGGGTGCGATCGTCCTCCGTGATGTCACCACCCGGGAAGAGGTTGCCGTTCTGCTCGAGGGCGTCCGAGATGGCCTGCTGCGTGAGCCCGTTCTCGGCGAGCGCCTCGGCGTCCGGGGTGACGGTGATCCGCTGGCCGGTCCCGCCGACGATCTCCGCAGACCCCACCCCGTCGACGTCCTCGATCGCGGGCACCGCGATGTCCTCGAGCTGCGAGCGGCCGGTCTCACCCTCGCCGAGGCCAGACACGGCGACCTGGATCACCGGCAGATCGTCGATGCTCACCGACAGCACCTGCGGCTCGACCGACTCGGGCAGCTGCGACGCGATGCGGTTGATCGCCTGCTGCATCTTCTGCTCGGCAGTGGCGAGGTTAGATCCGTACTCGAACGTCGCCTGCACGATCGAGGCGTTCGTCGTCGAGGTCGCCGTCGTGGACTCGAGCCCCTCGACCCCCTGCACCGCCGTCTCGATCGGCGTCGACACGTCGGCCTCCACCACGGTGGGCGACGCCCCGGGGTACGTCGTCATCACGACGAGGGCGGGCAGCTCGATCGACGGGATGAGCTCCTGCTTCAGGCTCGTCAGCGAGAGGCCGCCGAAGACGGCCGCGCAGATGGTGATGAGGGCGATGAGCGCCCGGTTCTTCAGACTGAGGACGGCGAGCTTCGACACGGGGCTCTCTCGTTCGGGATGGCCAGGCAGAGCGGTCGGACCGTTCGATACGGTCCTGTATCCGAGTCCCATTGTTTCACCGCCGCGAAGGGCCTGGCTCCCCCCACGGGAGGATCCTCAGGCGGCGAGACCGCCGAGACCGAGACCCGCCAGGGCGGCCAGCGCGCACAGCGCGAAGGTGCCGCCGACGTCGAGGAGCGCCTTCGCGACCTGGCCTTCGCGCCAGAAGGCGGCGGCGTCGAGGGAGACGGTGCTGAAGGTCGTGTAGCCGCCGAGGAGGCCCGTCCCGAGGACCGTCAGCCACGGCCATCCGATCGATGCCCCGGTCACAGCGCCCAGCGCGAACGACCCGCTGACGTTCACCGCGAGGATGGCCCAGGGGAAGCCCCGCGGGACGACCCGCGAGAGCAGCACGTCGGCGAGCCACCGGAGGCCGGCGCCGACGCCGCCGCCCACGGCGACGAGAGCGACGAGGGTCATCGGCGCGCCTCCCGCCTCGCGATGCGGACCCCGAGGGCCAGGCCGGCGGCCGCCGCGACGACCGCCACCCCCAGCAGCGCCAGCGCGCCTGCGACCGCCACCAGGGGCTGCGGCCCGCGAAGGGCCTCGGCGACCTGCACGGCGAAGGCGCTGTACGTGGTGAAGCCGCCCAGCACGCCCGTGCCGAGGAAGGCGCGCCAGCGCGCATGCCGCGCACCGCACACACCGGCGACCACGCCGAGCAGCAGCGACCCCGCGACGTTGATGAGAGCGATGACGGGCACCGTCGCCCCTTCGCCCGCGAGCACGGTCAGCAGGTAGCGGGCGGTCACGCCGACCGCACCGCCGGCGCAGACGAGCGGAAGGAGCCCCCACGGGATCGCCGGGCGCATGGTGTCAGCGTCCGCGCACAGAAAGTCGCCGCGGAGGGTGCTCCGCGGCGACTTCCGATATTCGTTGCCCGAGAGGGCTACGCCTTCTCGAGTTCGTCTTCGTCTTCGTCTTCGTCCTTGTAGTCGTCCGCCCAGCGGTCGACGTACGGGTCATCGTCCGGGTGCGCCAGTTCACGCTCCAGCGCCCGATAGTCGACGCTCGGGCTGAACGACTTGAGTTCACGGGCGAGCTTTGTGTGCTTCGCCTTCTGACGGCCACGCCCCATGCGCGAGACCCCCTTATGTTGATCCGCACCGGGCTTCTGCGACGGCCCGCGTGCGTAACTTCCGACAGCCGGCTGATGCCGGGAAAGAGTAGAGTCCAGGGTACCACGCGGCCCTCGCACGCCGGCCGGGCTGCGGTTCGAGAGAGGACGCGCCCATGAGCGACAACGAGGTCTTCCCCGCCGATGAGACCCGCGACACTGCGGCCGACGCTTCCCTGCGCGGGGCGGTGATCGTCGCCGCCGTCCCGGGGCAGGCTCCCCGCGTCATCAAGGAGGCCGCGCGGTACGCCGCGCTGCTCCGCGCGCCGCTCGTCGTGGTGCACGTCGACGTCACCCGCTTCGTCACCTACGAGGACCCGGACGGATTCGTGCAGACCGCCCCCGTCGACATCCACATCGATGCGGGCGCCGAGGAGCTCGAGGCCGTCACCCGCGCCGCCGAGGAGCACCTCACCGGCAAGGACGTGCAGTGGTCGGTGCGGCAGCTCGTCGGCGACCCGGCCCTCGCGCTCAAGCACTTCGCCGACAAGATCGACGCGCGCCTCATCGTCGTCGGCACGCGCAAGCGCGGCATCGGCGACTCGATCCGCGAGTTCTTCACGGGATCGGTCGCCGCGCGCCTGTCGCACCGTCAGCACCGCAGCATCCTCGTGGTGCCGGTCGGCGAGCCGATCTCCGACGACGAGGACTGGCCGATCGAGGGGTAGCCCGGCGTCCGCGGCCTCAGCGGCCGCCGAGCGCCCGCTCGACGGCCGCCGCCGCGTCCTCCAGAGCTCGCGCGAGATCGTCGACGACGGATGGCGCGAGCTCGCCGCCGCGGGCGACGTGCGTGCGCAGGTCGGCGCGCACGCGCCCGCGGAACTCGCCCACGACCACCTCGGCGCGCTGCAGCTGCTCGCGTGCGCGCACGCGGGGGTCGTCGGCGCGATGCGGGCGCGCGGTCTCGGTCGTCGCATTCGCGGCGGCCGCGAGATCCGCGCGGAGGCTCTTCATCGCCTCGCTCACACTGCTGCGGACCCCGTCGGCGATGATCCGCACCGAGTCGGCGAGCCCCGCCTGGATGCCGCCGAGTTCCTCCGCACGCGCGCGCACCTCGGCGCGCCCGGCGTCGGTGATCGCGTAGACGGTCTTGCGGCCATCCGCGGTCTTCGTCACGAGGCCCTCCTCCTCCAGCTTCGCGAGGCGCGGGTAGACCGTGCCCGCGCTCGGGGTGTAGGTGCCGCCGGTGCGCTCCGCGAACGCCTGCATGATGTCGTACCCGTGGCGCGGAGTCTCATCGAGCAGGCTCAGGAGATAGAGCCGCAGGTCGCCGTGCGAGAAGACGGGAGGCATCAGAGCCCCTCCCCCTCGGCCGTCGCCTGTCCCGGCCACTGCGTCTGACCATCCGCCGCATCGGCCTGCGTGTCGGCGCCGGGCGCGACGTCGCCGCTCTCGCGCCGCACGACGGTGATGTCACCGGCGACGGTGTTCACGCGCACGTCGACGAACCGGCTGGAGAGCTCGCCCACCGAGGCGGTGTAGGTCGCCGGGCCGGACGAGGTGTAGGCGACGCCGTCGACGCGGATGCGTCCGCTGGCCGATCGCGCGACGTAGTTCGCGGGGTAGCCCGCATCGAGGCGCAGCGTCACGGTGCCGCTCACGCCCTTCGCGGAGACGCGCTCGACAGGGCCGTGGGCATCGACGAAGGTCGAGCCCGACACGGAGTCCACGTCGACGCGCGTGAGCGCGCCGGACACCGCCACGTCTCCCGACACCGTGTTGGCCGAGAAGGCGCCGGTCATCTCGCGCGCCTGCACGTCGCCGGAGACGGCGTTGACGCCGAGGTCGCCGCGCAGGCCGTCGACGAGGACGTCGCCGGAGACGGTGTTGATGCGCGCGGGGCGCTCGAGCCCGGCGACCAGCGCTCCCGCGCTCACGACACCGAGGGTGAGCGCGACCGCGCGTGGCACCGCCACGCTGATCTCCGCACGCGGTCCGCCCGCGCCGAAATTGCGGAAGACCTCGAGGAAGTTGTCCCAGCGCAGCTGCGGGTGGTCGATCTCCAGCTCGTCGCCGTCGAGCTCGACGCGGAGGTCCTTGATGGTCACGCCGTGCACCTCGATGCGCGCGTGCGGCTCGTCGTGGCCGATGATGTCGACCTGCCCGCCGATCAGCCCCACCTTCAGGCGACGGACGCCGTCGACGTCGATCGTGCGGGTCTCACCGGGATGGATGACCCATTTCTCGTCTGCCATGATCTGCTCCTCTTCGGCGACCAGCGCCATCCGGATCGAGATATATCTCGTTTCGAGCAGTAGAACACGATATATCTCGAGGCGCAAGAGGGTCCGCCGTGAAGATGACTTGACCTTGACGCTGCGTCAACCCGTAGCGTCGTCCGCATCCGGTCAGCAGAGAGGAGTCGGCGATGGAGTGGACGATCCAGGAGGTCGCCCGACTGACGGGCACGACGAGTCGCGCCCTGCGTCACTACGACGCGATCGGCCTGCTGCGGCCATCCCGCATCGGGCACAACGGCTATCGGCGGTACGACGAGGAGGCGCTCGTGCGCCTGCAGCGCATCCTGCTGCTGCGCGAGCTCGGGCTCGGACTGCCGCAGATCGCCGGGGTGCTGGCGCGGGAGACCAGCCCGGTCGCCGCGCTCGAGACGCATCTGGCGTGGCTGGAGAAGGAAAGAGGTCGGCTGGAGCGGCAGATCCGCTCGGTGGCGGCCACCATCGGAACCCTGAAGGAGGGCGGAGAGATCATGGCAGAGGACATGTTCGACGGATTCGACCACACGCAGCACCGCGAGGAGGTCGAGCGGCGCTGGGGTCGCGACGCATACGCCGCGGGCGACGCCTGGTGGCGTGGGATGAGCGCCGAGGAGCGGACGGCGTGGCAGCAGCGGTCCGCGCAGCTCGGCGCCGACTGGATGGCCGCGGCGAGCGCCGGCGTCGATCCGGCGTCCGACGCCGCGCAGGAGCTGGCCGCGCGTCACGTGGCGTGGCTGCGGAGCATCCCGGGCACGCCCGCCGCTGACCCCGAAGGCGACCTGCGCGGCTACGTCGTGGGGCTCGGCGAGATGTACGTCGCCGACGAGCGCTTCGCGGCGAACTACGGCGGCGTCGAGGGTGCGACGTTCGTGCGCGACGCACTGCGGGTCTACGCGGAGGCGCGCTTGTGACGCCATCCCCCGTTCCGGTTCGCCGGACTCTCTCGACTCGCCAGTGCGGGCGACACGGTTCGGGCCCCGCCCGCGTGTCGCCCGCACCGGCGAACGGGCTCGCGGGGTCTTACGCCCGACCGCGGCGCTCCGCTAGCGTCGGGGGCACGCGCCGGACTCAGGAGGAACCGTGACGGACACCACGCACCGCCCCATCGGCATCGCCCGCACGCTGCGCACGATCGCCATCGTCACCGGCGTCGTCTCGCTCGTCGCGGGACTCGTCATCCTCGTCTGGCCCCTGAAGTCCGCCCTGGTGATCACCGTGCTCATCGCGATCTACGCGATGGTCGCCGGCGTGATCGACATCGCGCTGGCGACGGTCTCCCGAGGGCTGAACGGATGGCTCCGCGCGGGTCTGGCGCTGCTGGGCGTCCTGTTCGTGGTCGCCTCGATCGTCGCGTTCGCGAACCTGCCGTCGACGACCGTGCTGCTGGCCGTGGTCGTGTCGACGTTCCTCGGCATCGCGTGGATCCTCGACGGGCTCCTGTCACTGCTCGCCCTGGGCGGCCCGAAGGACCCCTTCACCCCGGTGCGGCGCTCGCGCGGCTGGACGATCGCGTTCGCGATCGTGAGCATCCTCGCGGGCGTCGTCGTGCTGCTCTCGCCGCTGTTCACCGCGCTGTGGCTCTGGCTGTTCATCGGGGCGTCGCTGCTGGTGTTCGGCGTCATCCAGATCGTCCGCGCCGCGACGCTCGAGCGCTGACTCAGGCGATCAGGAGCCCTGCGTCTGCTCCACCCACGCGAGGTACTCCTCGCTGACGGTGCCCGTGACGTAGCGGCCGTCGAAGCAGCTCATGTCGAGGTCGTCGAGCACCTGCCCCTCGGTGCTGCCCTCGAGGATCGCGGCCTTGAGGTCCTCGACCTCCTGGAACACGAGGTGGTCGCAGCCGAGCACCTCGGCGATCTCGGGGATCGTCCGATCGTGCGCGACGAGCTCCTTGCTCGAGGGCATGTTGATCCCGTAGACGTGCGGGTAGC encodes:
- a CDS encoding DUF3073 domain-containing protein is translated as MGRGRQKAKHTKLARELKSFSPSVDYRALERELAHPDDDPYVDRWADDYKDEDEDEDELEKA
- a CDS encoding PadR family transcriptional regulator, which translates into the protein MPPVFSHGDLRLYLLSLLDETPRHGYDIMQAFAERTGGTYTPSAGTVYPRLAKLEEEGLVTKTADGRKTVYAITDAGRAEVRARAEELGGIQAGLADSVRIIADGVRSSVSEAMKSLRADLAAAANATTETARPHRADDPRVRAREQLQRAEVVVGEFRGRVRADLRTHVARGGELAPSVVDDLARALEDAAAAVERALGGR
- a CDS encoding HdeD family acid-resistance protein translates to MTDTTHRPIGIARTLRTIAIVTGVVSLVAGLVILVWPLKSALVITVLIAIYAMVAGVIDIALATVSRGLNGWLRAGLALLGVLFVVASIVAFANLPSTTVLLAVVVSTFLGIAWILDGLLSLLALGGPKDPFTPVRRSRGWTIAFAIVSILAGVVVLLSPLFTALWLWLFIGASLLVFGVIQIVRAATLER
- a CDS encoding DUF4097 family beta strand repeat-containing protein, whose protein sequence is MADEKWVIHPGETRTIDVDGVRRLKVGLIGGQVDIIGHDEPHARIEVHGVTIKDLRVELDGDELEIDHPQLRWDNFLEVFRNFGAGGPRAEISVAVPRAVALTLGVVSAGALVAGLERPARINTVSGDVLVDGLRGDLGVNAVSGDVQAREMTGAFSANTVSGDVAVSGALTRVDVDSVSGSTFVDAHGPVERVSAKGVSGTVTLRLDAGYPANYVARSASGRIRVDGVAYTSSGPATYTASVGELSSRFVDVRVNTVAGDITVVRRESGDVAPGADTQADAADGQTQWPGQATAEGEGL
- a CDS encoding MerR family transcriptional regulator — protein: MEWTIQEVARLTGTTSRALRHYDAIGLLRPSRIGHNGYRRYDEEALVRLQRILLLRELGLGLPQIAGVLARETSPVAALETHLAWLEKERGRLERQIRSVAATIGTLKEGGEIMAEDMFDGFDHTQHREEVERRWGRDAYAAGDAWWRGMSAEERTAWQQRSAQLGADWMAAASAGVDPASDAAQELAARHVAWLRSIPGTPAADPEGDLRGYVVGLGEMYVADERFAANYGGVEGATFVRDALRVYAEARL
- a CDS encoding universal stress protein, whose product is MSDNEVFPADETRDTAADASLRGAVIVAAVPGQAPRVIKEAARYAALLRAPLVVVHVDVTRFVTYEDPDGFVQTAPVDIHIDAGAEELEAVTRAAEEHLTGKDVQWSVRQLVGDPALALKHFADKIDARLIVVGTRKRGIGDSIREFFTGSVAARLSHRQHRSILVVPVGEPISDDEDWPIEG
- a CDS encoding fluoride efflux transporter FluC; amino-acid sequence: MTLVALVAVGGGVGAGLRWLADVLLSRVVPRGFPWAILAVNVSGSFALGAVTGASIGWPWLTVLGTGLLGGYTTFSTVSLDAAAFWREGQVAKALLDVGGTFALCALAALAGLGLGGLAA
- a CDS encoding fluoride efflux transporter FluC; amino-acid sequence: MRPAIPWGLLPLVCAGGAVGVTARYLLTVLAGEGATVPVIALINVAGSLLLGVVAGVCGARHARWRAFLGTGVLGGFTTYSAFAVQVAEALRGPQPLVAVAGALALLGVAVVAAAAGLALGVRIARREARR